A region from the uncultured Stenotrophomonas sp. genome encodes:
- the cheY gene encoding Chemotaxis protein CheY: MSARILVVDDSASMRQMVSFALTSAGYSVEEAEDGAVALGRAKGAKFNAVVTDVNMPNMDGISLIRELRQLPDYKFTPMLMLTTESAADKKSEGKAAGATGWLVKPFNPEQLVATVQKVLG, encoded by the coding sequence ATGAGCGCACGTATCCTGGTGGTGGACGATTCGGCGTCGATGCGCCAGATGGTCTCTTTCGCCCTCACCTCGGCCGGCTACTCCGTGGAGGAAGCCGAAGACGGCGCCGTCGCCCTGGGCCGTGCCAAGGGCGCCAAGTTCAATGCTGTGGTCACCGACGTGAACATGCCGAACATGGACGGCATCTCGCTGATCCGCGAACTGCGCCAGCTGCCGGACTACAAATTCACCCCGATGCTGATGCTGACCACCGAGTCGGCCGCCGACAAGAAATCCGAAGGCAAGGCCGCCGGTGCCACCGGCTGGCTGGTCAAGCCGTTCAACCCGGAACAACTGGTCGCCACCGTCCAGAAAGTCCTGGGCTGA
- a CDS encoding OmpA/MotB domain protein: protein MARRIAHEEHSNHEAWAIPYADLMTLLLAFFVVMYAISSVNEGKYRVMADALTTAFGGAPRTITQVQVGNQQLQGGGHDSPSVIRAPSMTGGAMSDPTRLPSMASQMTQPVSLRDREHLQRAERQLSRIAERLNLSLAPLVDKGVINVRRTELWIEVEINSDILFPTGSATLEASARQTLGTLADVLRDAPNGVRVEGHTDNVPIATAQYPSNWELSAARAASVVHLFADHGVQPQRLAVMGYGQFRPRESNDLPEGRNRNRRVMVIILADSAASADALADEVVATAAEQTTAATDDSAAPAPAPEAGQPAATRGVH from the coding sequence ATGGCCCGCCGCATCGCCCACGAAGAGCACAGCAACCACGAGGCATGGGCCATCCCCTATGCCGACCTGATGACGTTGCTGCTGGCGTTCTTCGTGGTCATGTACGCCATTTCCTCGGTTAACGAGGGCAAGTACCGGGTCATGGCCGACGCCCTGACCACCGCCTTCGGCGGCGCCCCGCGCACCATCACCCAGGTGCAGGTGGGCAATCAGCAGCTGCAGGGCGGCGGCCACGACAGCCCGTCGGTGATCCGCGCGCCGAGCATGACCGGCGGGGCGATGTCCGACCCCACCCGGCTGCCGTCGATGGCCTCGCAGATGACCCAGCCGGTGTCGCTGCGCGACCGCGAACACCTGCAGCGTGCCGAACGCCAGCTCAGCCGCATCGCCGAGCGGCTGAACCTGTCGCTGGCGCCGCTGGTGGACAAGGGCGTGATCAATGTGCGCCGCACCGAGCTGTGGATCGAGGTCGAGATCAACAGCGACATCCTGTTCCCGACCGGCTCGGCGACGCTGGAAGCCAGTGCCCGCCAGACCCTGGGCACGCTGGCCGACGTGCTGCGGGACGCACCCAACGGCGTGCGCGTGGAAGGCCACACCGACAACGTGCCGATTGCCACCGCGCAATACCCGTCCAACTGGGAGCTCTCGGCCGCGCGCGCGGCCAGCGTGGTGCATTTGTTCGCCGACCACGGCGTGCAGCCGCAACGGCTGGCAGTGATGGGCTACGGTCAGTTCCGCCCGCGCGAAAGCAACGACCTGCCCGAAGGCCGCAACCGCAACCGGCGGGTAATGGTCATCATCCTGGCCGACTCGGCCGCCAGCGCCGACGCGCTGGCCGACGAGGTGGTCGCGACCGCCGCCGAACAGACCACGGCGGCGACCGACGACAGCGCCGCCCCGGCGCCCGCCCCCGAGGCAGGCCAGCCGGCAGCAACAAGAGGAGTGCACTGA
- a CDS encoding CheW protein (fragment), with protein MNATNVLDDYLGELLLDIAPATPAPRPGVVAVVPTASVAEAVTEETVIEAKAEADEPRQPTSTIVALAPPPAPVPAPAEPANIATAPAMPAPVMESTMPAAAPPPAPAIAKAAPAPRPAPAPAAPAAPTPEATAPSVAGDNVWATLQAQAREPEQPRHRRANERTSRWLRLRCGAQAYALELLKVQEVVLPVPLLGLRGTGPSMLGIMNLRGQVVPVIDLGLHLDLTPVVEDSQTRIVVLEENGEVLGLRVSAVEDVTNLTESQIEPPDTVRICRISNTLFRGVARLGQRPMILLDAGQLLACER; from the coding sequence ATGAACGCGACCAACGTACTCGACGACTATCTCGGCGAACTGCTGCTGGACATCGCCCCGGCTACCCCCGCACCCAGACCCGGCGTGGTCGCCGTGGTGCCAACGGCCTCCGTGGCCGAGGCCGTGACCGAAGAAACCGTGATCGAAGCCAAGGCCGAGGCCGACGAACCGCGGCAGCCCACCTCGACCATCGTGGCCCTCGCTCCACCGCCCGCGCCGGTACCGGCACCGGCGGAACCCGCGAATATCGCCACTGCCCCCGCCATGCCCGCCCCCGTCATGGAATCCACCATGCCCGCCGCCGCTCCCCCACCGGCTCCCGCCATCGCCAAGGCCGCACCGGCGCCGCGCCCCGCACCCGCCCCTGCTGCGCCCGCCGCTCCGACGCCCGAGGCCACGGCTCCCTCCGTGGCCGGCGACAACGTCTGGGCCACCCTGCAGGCGCAGGCCCGCGAGCCCGAGCAACCGCGCCACCGCCGCGCCAACGAGCGCACCTCGCGCTGGCTGCGGCTGCGCTGCGGCGCGCAGGCCTACGCACTGGAACTGCTCAAGGTGCAGGAAGTGGTGCTGCCGGTACCGCTGCTGGGCCTGCGCGGCACCGGCCCCTCGATGCTCGGCATCATGAACCTGCGCGGCCAGGTGGTGCCGGTCATCGACCTCGGCCTGCACCTGGACCTGACCCCGGTCGTCGAGGACAGCCAGACCCGCATCGTGGTGCTGGAAGAAAACGGCGAAGTGCTCGGCCTGCGCGTCTCGGCGGTCGAGGACGTGACCAACCTGACCGAATCGCAGATCGAGCCGCCGGACACGGTGCGCATCTGCCGCATCTCCAACACCCTGTTCCGCGGCGTCGCCCGCCTCGGCCAGCGGCCGATGATCCTGCTCGACGCCGGCCAACTGCTGGCCTGCGAGCGCTGA
- a CDS encoding Cobyrinic acid ac-diamide synthase, protein MRIWAIANQKGGVGKTTTTLALGRGLAALGQRVLLVDLDPHASLTRSFGVPLDPPPSGVLELFATPPQEIAALARTSDIPGLDYLCAQAALATLERRSASQPGLGLALQQALARHGERHDHILLDCAPTLGLLMINALAAADRLIIPTQAEPLALHGLEGMVRTGEMVERSRQRPLPISILPTLFDRRTRTGNETLKQMQDRYGSRAWEDAIPVDTRISSPATLTTPVQDDGYPGRGLAAYRHALDWLRAEDAAQLEKAA, encoded by the coding sequence ATGCGTATCTGGGCCATTGCCAACCAGAAGGGTGGCGTCGGCAAAACCACCACCACCCTGGCACTGGGCCGCGGTCTGGCCGCGCTCGGCCAGCGCGTGCTGCTGGTCGACCTCGACCCGCACGCCTCGCTGACCCGCTCGTTCGGCGTGCCGCTGGACCCGCCACCAAGCGGCGTGCTGGAACTGTTCGCCACCCCGCCGCAGGAAATCGCCGCACTGGCCCGCACCAGCGACATCCCCGGGCTGGACTACCTGTGCGCGCAGGCCGCGCTGGCCACCCTGGAACGGCGCAGTGCCAGCCAGCCCGGCCTCGGTCTGGCCCTGCAACAGGCACTGGCCCGCCACGGCGAACGCCATGACCACATCCTGCTCGACTGCGCCCCCACCCTGGGCCTGCTGATGATCAACGCGCTGGCCGCGGCCGACCGCCTGATCATCCCCACCCAGGCCGAGCCACTGGCCCTGCACGGGCTGGAGGGCATGGTCCGCACCGGCGAAATGGTCGAGCGCTCGCGGCAGCGGCCGCTGCCGATCTCGATCCTGCCGACCCTGTTCGACCGCCGTACCCGTACCGGCAACGAAACCCTGAAGCAGATGCAGGACCGCTATGGCTCCCGCGCCTGGGAGGACGCCATCCCGGTGGACACCCGCATCAGCAGCCCCGCCACCCTGACCACACCGGTCCAGGACGACGGCTACCCCGGCCGCGGCCTGGCCGCCTACCGCCACGCGCTGGACTGGCTGCGCGCCGAGGACGCCGCGCAACTGGAGAAAGCGGCATGA
- a CDS encoding conserved hypothetical protein (Evidence 4 : Homologs of previously reported genes of unknown function): MSTVALAQDLGIESTSELKQHLSAHLAQAGELRVDAGQVGRIHTAAIQVLCAFVLARRQAGHGTVFDNATPTLRDAARLLGVLQTLGLEATPDTTNSVENAV; encoded by the coding sequence ATGAGCACTGTGGCACTGGCCCAGGACCTCGGCATCGAGTCCACCAGCGAGTTGAAGCAACACCTGTCCGCGCATCTGGCGCAGGCCGGGGAACTGCGCGTGGATGCCGGCCAGGTCGGACGCATCCACACTGCCGCCATCCAGGTGCTGTGCGCCTTCGTGCTGGCCCGCCGCCAGGCCGGCCACGGCACCGTCTTCGACAACGCGACCCCAACCCTCCGCGACGCCGCGCGCCTGCTCGGCGTCCTCCAGACCCTCGGGCTGGAAGCAACCCCTGACACAACGAATTCTGTGGAGAACGCTGTATGA